The sequence TTTCGGCGCGGCTGATCGCGGATTTGATGAAGACCGCGGGTGCGGACCGTGTGGTGACGGTGGATCTGCACACGGACCAGATCATGGGCTTCTTCGACGGCCCGGTGGATCACCTTTTCGCGCTGCCGGTTCTTGCGGATTACGTGGGCGCGAAGGTCGACCGGGAGAAGCTGACGGTGGTTTCGCCGGACGCCGGCCGGGTTCGGGTCGCGGACCGCTGGTGCGACCGTCTGGGTGCGCCGCTGGCGATTGTGCACAAGCGGCGTGACAAGGACGTGGCGAACCAGGTCACCGTGCATGAGGTGGTCGGCGATGTGAAGGACCGGGTGTGTGTCCTGGTCGACGACATGATCGACACCGGCGGCACGATTTGCGCGGCCGCCGACGCGCTGTTCGCGAATGGTGCGGCGGATGTCATCGTGACGGCGACGCACGGTGTGCTGTCGGGTCCGGCCGCCGACCGGCTGAAGAATTCGAAGGTGAGCGAGTTCGTGTTCACGAATACGCTGCCGACGCCTTCGGAGCTGGAGCTGGACAAGATCACGGTGCTGTCGATGGCACCGACGATTGCGCGGGCGATCCGTGAGGTGTTCGAGGACGGTTCGGTGACGAGCCTGTTCGAGGAGCAGTAGTCGCGCGATCGCCGTCGGGTGATCACCCGTATCCGGAGGATGCGGTAGATCGACTTTGGGGCGGCCTTCCCGCCGGGTAGACTCATGGGGTTGCTCGGCGAGGGAGGCCGCCCTTTTGTGGTGGCTGTCCGTTATCGACGCGCTCTTCGTAGCAGGTCTGTCGTGGGCCGGGTGACGCCCGACGGATGTTTCTTTAGTTACGAGGAGTGCAGTTATGGCTGAGGTCAAGCTCGCCGCTGAGGTTCGTTCCCACTTCGGTAAGGGCGCTGCCCGCCAGACCCGTCGCGAGAACAAGGTTCCCGCGGTTGTCTACGGTCACGGCGCGGACCCGAAGCACGTCGCGATCGACAGCCACGCGCTGATGATGGCCCTGAAGACCCCGAACGTGCTGATCCGCCTGGAGCTGGACGGCGACAGCGAGCTGGTGATCCCGAAGGCCGTGCAGCGTGAGGCCATTCGCGGCTTCCTGGTGCACGTGGACTTCCTGGCCGTCAAGAAGGGCGAGAAGGTCACCGTCGAGGTGCCGATCGTGACCGAGGGCGAGCTGGCCCCGGGCGGCAACCTGCTCGAGCACGTGCTGAACACCCTGCCGATCGAGGCCGAGGCCACCCACCTGCCCGAGTCGGTCACGGTGTCGATCGCCGGTCTGGACTCCGGCGCGTCGGTGCTGGCCAAGGACGTCGTGCTGCCGGCCGGTTCGTCGCTGGCCGTCGAGGAGGACGCGGTCGTGCTCCAGGTCGTCGCGGCGCAGGCCGAGGCGCCGGCCGAGGAGGCCGCCGAGGGCGAGGCCGCGGCCGAGGCCTGATCCTCGGGTTCACCGGGATACTTCTGTGACCGTCGTTCCGCGCTTGTCGGCGCGGGGCGGCGGTCACGTCGTTGAGGGAGAGGCAGATGACGGATACGGGTGTGGGTGCGGACGGTCCCTGGCTGATTGTGGGCCTGGGGAATCCGGGTTCGGAGTACGCGGGTAATCGGCACAATGTCGGTTTCATGGTCGCGGATCTTCTGGCGGAGCGGATGGGCGGCCGTTTCAAGGCGCACAAGGCGCGGGCGCAGGTGGTGGAGGGGCGCATCGGTCCGATGGGTCCGGCCAGTTGCCGGGTGGTCGTGGCGAAGCCGATGTCGTTCATGAATCTGTCGGGGGGTCCGACGACGGCATTGCGGGATTTCTACAAGGTGCCGACCGCCCGCCTCATTGCCGTGCACGACGAGCTGGATATTGATTACGGTGCGCTGCGGCTGAAGCTGGGCGGTGGCGACAACGGCCATAACGGTCTGAAGTCGATCACGAAGTCGCTGGGGGCGGAGTATCACCGGGTGCGCTTCGGGATCGGGCGTCCTCCGGGGCGGATGCCGGTTGCGGATTTCGTGTTGAAGGATTTCTCGTCGGCGGAGCGCAAGGAGCTGGCGTATTTCGTGGACCGGGCGGCGGATGCGGTGGAGGCATTGGTCGTGGAGGGGCTGGAGCGGGCGCAGGGGACGTACAACTCGTAATCGGGTCGGCCGACTCGTCATCGGGTCGGCGCGTTCGGGTCGGCGAAGGGGACGGTTCGGGGCAGGGGCTGACGAACCGTACGCGCGAGGTTGACCGGGGGCGGGAGATGGCCAAGGATCGCCGCCATGCCCAAGAGCAGTACGCGCACCAGTTCGGTCAGACGTAGTCGCACCCGTCGGATGGGGGAACGCGCC is a genomic window of Streptomyces gilvosporeus containing:
- a CDS encoding ribose-phosphate diphosphokinase codes for the protein MTGIKTTGEKKLMLFSGRAHPELAEEVAHQLGVGLVPTKAFDFANGEIYVRYQESARGADCFLIQSHTAPINKWIMEQLIMIDALKRASARSITVVVPFYGYARQDKKHRGREPISARLIADLMKTAGADRVVTVDLHTDQIMGFFDGPVDHLFALPVLADYVGAKVDREKLTVVSPDAGRVRVADRWCDRLGAPLAIVHKRRDKDVANQVTVHEVVGDVKDRVCVLVDDMIDTGGTICAAADALFANGAADVIVTATHGVLSGPAADRLKNSKVSEFVFTNTLPTPSELELDKITVLSMAPTIARAIREVFEDGSVTSLFEEQ
- a CDS encoding 50S ribosomal protein L25/general stress protein Ctc, encoding MAEVKLAAEVRSHFGKGAARQTRRENKVPAVVYGHGADPKHVAIDSHALMMALKTPNVLIRLELDGDSELVIPKAVQREAIRGFLVHVDFLAVKKGEKVTVEVPIVTEGELAPGGNLLEHVLNTLPIEAEATHLPESVTVSIAGLDSGASVLAKDVVLPAGSSLAVEEDAVVLQVVAAQAEAPAEEAAEGEAAAEA
- the pth gene encoding aminoacyl-tRNA hydrolase, encoding MTDTGVGADGPWLIVGLGNPGSEYAGNRHNVGFMVADLLAERMGGRFKAHKARAQVVEGRIGPMGPASCRVVVAKPMSFMNLSGGPTTALRDFYKVPTARLIAVHDELDIDYGALRLKLGGGDNGHNGLKSITKSLGAEYHRVRFGIGRPPGRMPVADFVLKDFSSAERKELAYFVDRAADAVEALVVEGLERAQGTYNS